One region of Thiorhodovibrio frisius genomic DNA includes:
- a CDS encoding F0F1 ATP synthase subunit delta yields MAGDFTTIARPYAEAAFAIAKAEQALEPWSAALNALGAIASDPQLHAIVGNPNVGRERLCELVLAIAAGTNGKELPAGPANLARILAANGRLPALPEIARLFDQRKTAEQGVRQVLVRSAFPLDKAEQQGLMTSLKAHFGAEVELSVEEDSNLIGGVEIRADDLVIDSSIRGKLQQLSNELQF; encoded by the coding sequence ATGGCTGGAGACTTCACCACCATCGCCCGCCCCTATGCTGAGGCGGCCTTTGCCATCGCCAAAGCAGAGCAGGCACTCGAGCCTTGGTCTGCGGCGCTCAATGCTCTAGGCGCCATTGCCAGCGACCCACAACTGCACGCCATTGTTGGGAATCCTAATGTTGGTCGCGAGCGCCTGTGCGAGCTGGTGCTGGCGATTGCCGCTGGCACCAACGGCAAGGAGCTTCCGGCTGGCCCGGCGAATCTGGCGCGCATCCTGGCCGCCAATGGCCGCCTGCCGGCGCTCCCGGAGATCGCCCGCCTGTTCGATCAGCGCAAAACCGCTGAGCAGGGCGTGCGCCAGGTGCTGGTGCGCAGCGCCTTCCCTCTCGATAAGGCCGAACAGCAGGGTCTGATGACCTCGCTCAAGGCGCATTTTGGTGCCGAGGTCGAACTCAGCGTCGAGGAAGACTCTAACCTGATCGGTGGGGTCGAGATTCGCGCCGACGATCTGGTCATCGACAGCTCGATCCGGGGCAAGCTACAGCAGCTCTCAAACGAATTGCAATTCTGA
- a CDS encoding F0F1 ATP synthase subunit B, translating into MNINLTLILQMISFTAFVWFCMTYVWPPIIHALDERKKRIAEGLAAAERGAKEQELGQQRALEVMHKAKTDAAEIVNQAQRRYNEILDQAKHDAVAEGSRLKHAAEAEIEQETNRAREELRERVATLAMAAAEKILQKEIDAGAHRELVESFGKQI; encoded by the coding sequence ATGAATATCAATCTGACACTGATTCTCCAGATGATCTCCTTCACGGCGTTCGTCTGGTTTTGCATGACCTATGTCTGGCCACCGATCATTCACGCGCTCGATGAGCGCAAGAAGCGCATCGCCGAAGGCCTGGCCGCCGCCGAGCGCGGCGCGAAAGAACAGGAACTTGGCCAGCAGCGCGCGCTTGAAGTGATGCACAAGGCCAAGACGGACGCGGCCGAGATCGTCAATCAGGCCCAACGCCGCTACAACGAGATTCTCGACCAGGCCAAGCATGACGCGGTTGCCGAGGGCAGCCGACTGAAGCACGCGGCTGAGGCCGAGATCGAGCAGGAAACCAATCGGGCGCGTGAGGAATTGCGCGAGCGGGTAGCGACCCTGGCCATGGCGGCCGCCGAGAAAATCCTCCAGAAGGAAATCGACGCAGGCGCGCATCGCGAGCTGGTCGAATCCTTCGGCAAGCAAATTTAG
- the atpE gene encoding F0F1 ATP synthase subunit C, producing the protein MELAQAVIFIAAGLMLGLGAVGAAIGIGVLGGRFLEGAARQPELIPMLRTQFFIVMGLTDALPVISIAMGLYLMFAV; encoded by the coding sequence ATGGAACTTGCACAAGCCGTTATATTCATCGCCGCTGGTCTGATGTTGGGTCTAGGTGCCGTCGGCGCTGCCATCGGTATCGGTGTGCTCGGCGGTCGCTTCCTTGAAGGCGCAGCCCGCCAGCCGGAGCTGATCCCGATGCTGCGTACTCAGTTCTTTATCGTCATGGGTCTCACCGACGCCTTGCCGGTCATCTCGATCGCCATGGGTCTGTACTTGATGTTCGCTGTCTGA
- the atpB gene encoding F0F1 ATP synthase subunit A — MSSQSAMTAQDYIQHHLTNLTFGWHPEHGLSFAENSAEAAEMGFWAIHVDTMAFSLLLGGLFLWFFKKVGEKATAGVPGGAQNFVEWIVDFINENVRGSFSGKNPMVAPLALTIFVWVLLMNTMDLIPVDLLPFYAQHLMAGVGADPHHVFFKVVPTTDPNTTFAMSLVVFFLVIYYSIKIKGVGGFVGELTLQPFGKWGLPANLLLEGINLLSKPVSLALRLFGNLYAGEMIFILIALMYGHNIIMDISGGALQLAWAIFHILIVTLQAFIFMVLTIVYLDMAHQEHH; from the coding sequence ATGTCTTCACAATCAGCGATGACAGCACAGGATTACATCCAGCACCATCTGACCAACCTGACCTTTGGCTGGCACCCGGAGCATGGACTTAGCTTCGCAGAAAACAGCGCCGAGGCAGCTGAGATGGGCTTCTGGGCCATCCATGTCGACACCATGGCGTTTTCCCTGCTGCTCGGCGGCCTGTTTCTGTGGTTCTTCAAAAAGGTTGGAGAAAAAGCCACCGCCGGAGTTCCCGGTGGCGCACAAAACTTTGTCGAGTGGATTGTCGATTTCATCAATGAGAACGTCCGCGGTTCTTTCAGTGGGAAAAACCCCATGGTCGCCCCTCTGGCGCTGACCATTTTTGTCTGGGTGCTCTTGATGAACACCATGGACTTGATCCCGGTCGATCTGCTGCCCTTCTATGCCCAGCACTTGATGGCCGGAGTTGGAGCGGACCCGCATCACGTCTTCTTTAAAGTTGTACCGACTACCGACCCGAACACCACATTCGCCATGTCGCTGGTGGTCTTCTTTCTGGTCATCTACTACAGCATCAAAATCAAGGGCGTCGGCGGTTTTGTTGGCGAACTCACCCTGCAGCCCTTCGGTAAATGGGGCTTGCCGGCCAACCTGCTGCTTGAGGGCATCAACCTGCTGTCAAAGCCCGTTTCCCTGGCGCTGCGACTTTTCGGCAACCTCTACGCTGGCGAGATGATCTTCATTCTGATCGCGCTGATGTACGGTCACAACATCATCATGGACATCTCTGGCGGCGCGCTGCAGCTGGCCTGGGCCATTTTCCATATCCTGATCGTGACCCTGCAAGCCTTTATTTTCATGGTGCTGACCATTGTCTACCTCGACATGGCGCATCAGGAGCACCACTGA
- a CDS encoding ATP synthase subunit I: MQAEPELKTRKKNAMLSQPRQIQHLLRWQGIIGVILLLLAAPFGLPALVSAGAGSAACLLANAVAAFWVFRSYRAQQPGALVLRFYGAEIVKITLILALFVIAYAVFDDLVLPIVLGSYLAVQTLPALMPDRRSDRTMSGQG, translated from the coding sequence TTGCAGGCTGAACCGGAACTCAAGACGCGCAAAAAAAACGCAATGCTTTCTCAGCCGCGCCAGATTCAGCACCTTCTGCGCTGGCAGGGAATCATTGGTGTGATTTTGTTATTGCTAGCAGCCCCTTTTGGCCTGCCCGCCCTGGTCTCCGCCGGCGCGGGAAGTGCAGCCTGCCTGTTGGCCAATGCAGTTGCCGCGTTCTGGGTTTTTCGTTCTTATCGCGCGCAACAACCGGGCGCCTTGGTGCTGCGGTTCTATGGCGCTGAAATTGTCAAAATCACCTTGATTCTGGCGCTTTTCGTCATCGCTTATGCGGTGTTCGATGATTTGGTTTTGCCAATCGTTCTGGGCAGCTATCTGGCAGTTCAGACGTTACCAGCGCTGATGCCTGATCGCCGCAGCGACAGGACGATGTCAGGCCAAGGCTGA
- a CDS encoding 5-formyltetrahydrofolate cyclo-ligase produces the protein MISPQPPSSPSSSIPNLSARPALRRKLRTKRRALSQSIQRQHAHQVAARILRLPGIARARCIALYVPTDGELDPSPIRARLARASTTWYLPVITSLAPPRLAFYPDQSAHRRRRNRFGIPEPDPRRQAPIKISSLDLVFLPLVGFDPDCQRLGMGLGFYDRCFGAIRARAHWYRRPRLIGLAHECQRVERIETNPWDVALDAVVTEQRLYVCGQPQSRS, from the coding sequence ATGATATCGCCTCAACCCCCTTCCAGCCCCTCCTCATCCATCCCAAACCTTTCCGCACGACCTGCGCTCAGACGCAAGTTACGCACCAAGCGCCGCGCCTTAAGTCAAAGCATCCAACGCCAGCACGCACATCAGGTCGCCGCGCGCATTCTGCGCCTGCCAGGCATCGCGCGGGCACGTTGCATCGCGCTATATGTGCCGACCGACGGTGAACTCGACCCCAGCCCGATCCGCGCCAGACTCGCACGCGCAAGCACCACCTGGTATCTGCCAGTAATCACCTCCCTAGCCCCACCTCGACTCGCGTTTTACCCTGACCAGAGCGCTCACCGGCGGCGACGCAATCGTTTCGGAATACCGGAACCCGACCCACGCCGACAAGCCCCGATCAAAATCTCCTCGCTCGACCTGGTATTCCTGCCGCTGGTGGGTTTCGACCCAGACTGCCAGCGCCTTGGTATGGGGCTTGGCTTCTATGACCGCTGCTTCGGAGCCATTCGCGCAAGGGCGCACTGGTATCGCCGCCCGCGTCTGATCGGGCTGGCGCACGAGTGCCAGCGTGTGGAGCGCATCGAGACCAACCCCTGGGATGTGGCACTGGATGCGGTGGTCACCGAGCAGCGTCTTTATGTATGCGGCCAGCCCCAGAGCCGCTCATAG
- a CDS encoding transglycosylase SLT domain-containing protein, protein MRLSALVVALPLAMTGLGGCVSNPTRGSALADNMVDQPSRSVSAREYGFVRPAIDPQTLAQNTQRRSARPGTSSRSISGDPWQRIRSGPSLGIAPNPRVSQSLKQLARNKKYLNQLADRASPYLHLILTELDRGGLPTELALLPEIESRYNPRAVSPMSAAGMWQFMPYTGKQMGLEQNGSYDARHDVLASTRGAVKYLTELNQTFDGDWALTLAAYNCGPARVQAAQRANKRAGKPTDYWSLDLPRETEDYVPKLLAVISMVQNPQRFGQRLPVLPAASPLAATTARAPAGGNS, encoded by the coding sequence ATGCGGTTGTCGGCCCTGGTAGTCGCCCTGCCACTTGCCATGACAGGGCTCGGCGGCTGCGTCTCCAATCCCACGCGGGGTTCCGCCTTGGCGGATAACATGGTCGATCAGCCGTCACGCTCGGTATCGGCGCGCGAGTACGGCTTCGTCCGCCCCGCCATTGATCCACAAACCTTGGCGCAAAATACGCAGCGCCGCTCCGCTCGCCCCGGCACATCATCTCGCAGCATCAGCGGCGACCCCTGGCAGCGCATTAGAAGCGGTCCCAGTCTGGGCATTGCGCCAAACCCTCGAGTGAGCCAAAGCCTCAAGCAACTGGCGCGAAACAAAAAGTACCTCAACCAACTTGCTGACCGCGCGAGCCCCTATCTCCATCTCATCCTCACCGAACTTGATCGCGGCGGTCTACCAACAGAACTCGCGCTACTGCCGGAAATTGAAAGCCGCTACAACCCCCGCGCCGTCTCCCCCATGAGCGCAGCTGGCATGTGGCAGTTCATGCCCTACACCGGAAAGCAAATGGGGCTCGAGCAAAATGGCTCCTACGACGCCCGCCATGATGTACTGGCATCCACTCGCGGAGCGGTGAAGTATCTGACCGAGCTAAACCAGACCTTTGACGGCGACTGGGCGCTGACTCTGGCCGCCTACAACTGCGGCCCCGCGCGCGTCCAGGCGGCCCAGCGGGCCAATAAGCGCGCTGGCAAACCGACCGACTACTGGTCGCTCGACCTGCCGCGCGAGACCGAGGACTATGTGCCCAAGCTCCTCGCTGTCATCAGTATGGTGCAAAATCCCCAGCGTTTCGGACAGCGGCTGCCCGTTTTGCCCGCCGCCTCACCGCTCGCCGCAACCACAGCCCGGGCACCGGCTGGCGGAAACTCCTGA
- a CDS encoding class I SAM-dependent methyltransferase: MKDCDGVAADPLISLDAWYRSPLGRGVAEAEARCLEELLEDAFGYFLLQVGARQPFADALAASRIRHQFLLQPAAENSMVTNPGGDLSLRAELTRLPFASDSLDAVVLPHSLDFSPDPHRVLREVERVLIADGRVFLFGFNPLSTWGVRRVWPRRRGVVPWCGSRLTLFRVCDWLKLIGFHVEVRRMLVFRPPWRRAFTTRLDWVDALGSRYWPVFGGVYAVRAVKRLSAVTPLRSSWKPRPSLLPGRAVKPTARESSYD; encoded by the coding sequence ATGAAAGACTGCGATGGCGTTGCGGCCGATCCGCTGATCTCTCTCGATGCATGGTATCGCAGCCCTCTCGGGCGCGGTGTCGCGGAGGCGGAGGCGCGCTGTCTCGAGGAGTTACTCGAGGATGCATTTGGGTATTTTCTGCTCCAAGTCGGTGCCCGGCAGCCGTTTGCTGACGCACTCGCTGCAAGTCGCATCCGCCATCAGTTCTTGTTGCAGCCGGCGGCCGAGAATTCGATGGTCACGAATCCCGGTGGCGACCTGTCGCTGCGCGCGGAGCTGACGCGACTGCCCTTCGCCTCCGATAGCCTGGATGCCGTGGTGCTGCCGCACAGTCTGGACTTCTCGCCCGATCCGCACCGGGTGCTGCGCGAAGTGGAGCGGGTGCTGATTGCCGATGGACGAGTGTTTCTGTTCGGTTTCAATCCGCTTAGCACCTGGGGCGTGCGACGGGTATGGCCGCGACGGCGCGGTGTCGTGCCTTGGTGCGGTTCGCGGCTGACGCTGTTTCGCGTCTGCGACTGGCTTAAGCTGATCGGCTTTCATGTGGAGGTTCGGCGCATGCTGGTTTTTCGCCCCCCCTGGCGGCGCGCTTTTACCACGCGGCTGGACTGGGTCGATGCGCTCGGCAGCCGGTATTGGCCGGTGTTTGGTGGCGTTTACGCGGTGCGCGCGGTCAAACGGCTGTCGGCGGTGACACCGCTGCGCTCGAGTTGGAAACCACGACCGTCGTTGCTGCCGGGTCGAGCGGTCAAGCCCACGGCTCGGGAGTCCAGTTATGACTAA
- the rnhA gene encoding ribonuclease HI gives MTKAVEIFTDGACKKNPGPGGWGALLRAGEHQKELCGGEPMTTNNRMELMAVIQALEALKRPSEVVITVDSRYVQDGVERWMANWKRNGWLTKAREPVKNQDLWQRLDRALTGHRVRWQWVRGHSGHPGNETADRLANRGIAEMDKKAKMAKKTG, from the coding sequence ATGACTAAAGCGGTCGAGATCTTTACTGACGGGGCCTGCAAGAAGAACCCTGGGCCGGGCGGTTGGGGCGCCTTGCTGCGCGCGGGTGAGCACCAGAAAGAACTCTGTGGTGGGGAGCCCATGACCACCAACAATCGCATGGAACTCATGGCGGTGATCCAGGCGCTGGAGGCGCTCAAGCGCCCAAGCGAGGTGGTCATCACGGTCGATTCGCGCTACGTCCAGGATGGGGTGGAGCGCTGGATGGCCAACTGGAAGCGCAATGGCTGGCTGACCAAGGCGCGCGAGCCGGTCAAGAATCAGGACCTGTGGCAGCGCCTCGACCGCGCGCTGACCGGGCATCGGGTGCGTTGGCAATGGGTGCGCGGGCACAGTGGCCACCCCGGGAACGAAACCGCCGACAGGCTCGCCAATCGTGGCATTGCCGAGATGGACAAAAAGGCCAAGATGGCAAAGAAAACAGGGTAG
- the dnaQ gene encoding DNA polymerase III subunit epsilon, protein MRQIVLDTETTGLEPSQGHRIIEIGCVELVDRRLTRSSFHQYLQPDRQVEEGAVQVHGISDEFLADKPRFGDVAEQFLDYIGGAQLIIHNADFDLGFLNHELRLWRKGAASLESQCEVIDTLKLARSRHPGQRNSLDALCKRYHIDNTRRDLHGALLDAEILAEVYLAMTGGQASLELDVQPARQRDGQGAQAARVLLKDRPPLAVIRATEVEIDAHRQRLAAIDKASEGRCVWLRQSDA, encoded by the coding sequence ATGCGACAGATCGTACTGGACACCGAAACCACCGGCCTAGAGCCGAGCCAAGGCCATCGCATTATTGAGATTGGCTGTGTCGAGCTAGTTGATCGACGCCTCACGCGCAGCTCATTTCACCAGTATCTGCAACCGGACCGGCAGGTGGAGGAGGGCGCGGTTCAGGTGCACGGGATTTCCGATGAATTTCTCGCCGACAAGCCGCGCTTTGGCGATGTGGCCGAGCAATTTCTGGACTACATCGGTGGTGCCCAGCTCATTATCCATAACGCCGATTTCGACCTTGGCTTTCTGAATCACGAGCTGCGCTTGTGGCGCAAGGGCGCAGCTAGCCTCGAGAGCCAGTGCGAGGTGATCGACACCCTGAAGCTAGCTCGCAGCCGCCATCCTGGTCAGCGCAATAGCCTGGATGCCCTGTGCAAGCGCTATCACATCGACAACACCAGGCGCGATCTGCACGGTGCTCTGCTCGACGCCGAGATTCTGGCCGAAGTGTACCTGGCCATGACCGGCGGTCAGGCCAGTCTGGAGCTGGACGTGCAGCCGGCGCGCCAGCGTGACGGGCAGGGCGCTCAGGCGGCGCGGGTGCTATTAAAGGACCGCCCGCCACTGGCTGTTATTCGCGCGACCGAGGTCGAGATCGACGCCCATCGGCAGCGGCTGGCGGCCATCGACAAAGCCAGTGAGGGGCGCTGTGTGTGGTTGCGCCAGAGCGATGCCTGA
- the nhaD gene encoding sodium:proton antiporter NhaD, with amino-acid sequence MHDLRNRPLRSLPALPSIVIGRTTLGISTALLGTLLLLFSGSLLASEGGAAHLNLTTTWVGFTSLLIFVVAYGLVMTEEFTHLRKSKPVMLAAGAIWLLIAYYYSTHHGSPHAAAEAVRHNIMEFGELFLFLLAAMTYINTMEERLVFDALRSWLLRMGFGYRTLFWMTGFLAFFISPVADNLTTALLMCAVVMAVGADSPKFVGLACINIVIAANAGGAFSPFGDITTLMVWQKGLLHFETFFRLFIPSLVSFAVPAWFMHKEIPDIKPPPSNERVRMKRGAIRVVLLFIATIGTAVSFHNYYHLPPVLGMMTGLAYLSFFSYYLNMTGEMSTVRAGNIEDSMPFNIFNKVARAEWDTLMFFYGVILCVGALGFIGYLELVSHVAYDGMGPTIANTLIGILSAIVDNIPVMFAVLTMNPDMSQGQWLLVTLTAGVGGSLLSIGSAAGVALMGQSKGMYTFFGHLKWMPYIAAGYFASILCHFIINFGTFKLPAGLVSATTG; translated from the coding sequence ATGCACGATCTTCGCAATCGGCCACTCCGGTCCCTCCCGGCCTTGCCCTCCATTGTCATTGGCCGCACGACCCTCGGCATCAGCACTGCGCTGCTTGGAACGCTGTTACTGCTTTTCTCGGGCAGTCTGCTGGCCTCTGAAGGCGGCGCTGCACATCTGAATCTAACCACCACCTGGGTAGGATTTACCTCACTTTTGATCTTTGTCGTCGCCTATGGCCTGGTGATGACCGAGGAATTCACCCATCTGCGCAAGTCCAAGCCGGTCATGCTGGCGGCAGGCGCGATCTGGCTGCTGATCGCCTATTATTACTCCACCCATCACGGCAGCCCGCACGCGGCGGCCGAAGCGGTGCGGCATAACATCATGGAGTTTGGGGAGCTGTTTCTGTTCCTGCTCGCGGCCATGACTTACATCAATACCATGGAGGAGCGCCTGGTCTTCGATGCCCTGCGCTCCTGGCTGCTGCGCATGGGGTTCGGCTACCGCACCCTGTTCTGGATGACAGGCTTCCTGGCCTTTTTTATCTCCCCGGTGGCCGATAATCTGACCACGGCGCTGCTGATGTGCGCGGTCGTGATGGCGGTCGGTGCCGACAGTCCCAAATTTGTCGGGCTCGCCTGCATCAATATCGTAATCGCGGCTAACGCAGGCGGCGCCTTCAGCCCATTCGGCGATATCACCACCCTGATGGTGTGGCAGAAGGGCCTGCTGCATTTCGAGACCTTCTTCCGGCTGTTCATCCCCTCGCTGGTGAGCTTTGCGGTGCCAGCCTGGTTCATGCACAAGGAAATCCCCGACATCAAGCCACCGCCAAGCAATGAGCGCGTGCGCATGAAACGCGGCGCAATCCGGGTGGTGCTTTTGTTTATTGCCACCATTGGCACGGCGGTGAGCTTTCACAATTACTACCACCTGCCGCCGGTGCTGGGCATGATGACTGGCCTGGCCTATCTGAGCTTCTTCAGCTACTACCTGAACATGACCGGAGAGATGTCAACGGTGCGAGCGGGCAACATCGAAGACAGCATGCCCTTTAACATTTTCAATAAAGTGGCACGCGCGGAGTGGGACACCCTGATGTTCTTCTACGGCGTGATTCTATGCGTCGGCGCGCTGGGCTTTATCGGCTATCTGGAACTGGTCTCCCATGTTGCCTATGACGGCATGGGGCCGACCATTGCCAATACCCTGATCGGCATTCTGTCCGCCATCGTCGATAATATCCCGGTCATGTTTGCAGTGCTGACCATGAACCCGGACATGAGCCAGGGCCAGTGGCTGCTGGTGACGCTCACGGCCGGAGTGGGCGGCAGCTTGCTATCGATTGGTTCTGCCGCTGGCGTGGCACTGATGGGCCAGTCCAAAGGGATGTATACCTTCTTTGGCCATCTGAAGTGGATGCCCTATATCGCGGCGGGTTACTTCGCGTCCATTCTCTGCCACTTCATCATCAATTTCGGGACCTTTAAGCTGCCGGCAGGTTTGGTGTCCGCGACTACTGGCTAA
- the fnr gene encoding fumarate/nitrate reduction transcriptional regulator Fnr, which produces MSQDKIISFENIRVACRSCSLNALCLPMGLSSEDVEKLESIIKRSRPLHRGEHLFSGGERFQSLFVVKTGSVKTYTPSSEGGEQVLGFHLPGEIVGLDAIDQDFHSCSARVLETSAICEIPFRRLEELAATLPSLQHQLYRLLSKEIVEESELLMLLGKRNAEERLASFLVSLSQRFGKRGLSTTDFHLSMSRHEIGNYLGLAVETVSRLFTRFQDERLLDVDRKHVQVLDMARLETLAGVAQNRASRRESN; this is translated from the coding sequence TTGAGTCAGGACAAAATCATCTCTTTCGAAAATATCCGGGTTGCTTGCCGCAGTTGCTCGCTCAACGCCCTTTGTCTGCCGATGGGCCTGTCGAGCGAGGATGTCGAGAAGCTGGAGAGCATCATCAAGCGCTCGCGACCGCTGCATCGCGGCGAGCATCTGTTTTCCGGCGGTGAGCGTTTTCAATCGCTCTTTGTCGTCAAGACCGGATCGGTCAAGACCTATACCCCAAGCTCCGAGGGCGGCGAGCAAGTGCTCGGCTTTCACCTGCCCGGCGAGATCGTCGGTCTGGATGCCATCGATCAGGATTTTCACTCCTGCTCGGCTCGGGTGCTTGAGACCTCGGCGATCTGCGAGATCCCCTTCCGCCGGCTCGAGGAGTTGGCAGCCACCCTGCCCTCACTGCAACATCAGCTCTACCGGCTACTGAGCAAGGAAATTGTCGAGGAATCCGAACTCCTGATGCTGCTTGGCAAACGCAATGCCGAGGAGCGCCTTGCCTCTTTTCTGGTGAGCTTGTCGCAACGATTTGGTAAGCGCGGCCTGTCGACAACGGATTTTCACCTCAGCATGTCGCGGCATGAGATTGGCAATTACTTGGGGCTGGCGGTCGAGACCGTTAGCCGACTATTTACCCGCTTTCAGGACGAGCGCCTGCTGGATGTCGACCGCAAGCATGTGCAGGTGCTTGACATGGCGCGACTCGAGACCCTCGCGGGCGTTGCGCAAAATCGGGCTAGCCGACGGGAGAGCAACTGA
- a CDS encoding sulfur globule family protein produces the protein MTKFSKILGVAAIAGAAAFSMSSAQAWGPGGWGGPGGYNNNGWGDGVGDMFGDGYGDFNFGMSGGGRGQGRGQGRGYGYGNNYYNQGYGYPGYGYGYPGYGYPGYGYAPPAPYGAPYGAPPAPPAPPAGGESQ, from the coding sequence ATGACGAAATTTTCCAAAATTCTCGGTGTTGCCGCCATCGCTGGCGCTGCTGCTTTCTCGATGAGCTCGGCGCAGGCCTGGGGACCAGGCGGCTGGGGCGGTCCCGGCGGTTACAACAACAACGGCTGGGGTGACGGCGTCGGCGACATGTTTGGCGACGGCTATGGCGACTTCAACTTTGGCATGTCAGGCGGTGGTCGTGGTCAGGGCCGTGGTCAGGGTCGCGGCTATGGCTACGGTAATAACTACTACAACCAGGGTTATGGCTACCCGGGTTATGGCTATGGCTATCCGGGTTATGGCTATCCGGGTTACGGCTACGCACCTCCAGCTCCTTATGGTGCTCCCTATGGCGCGCCGCCGGCTCCCCCGGCTCCGCCCGCCGGTGGCGAGTCCCAATAA